In Bombus terrestris chromosome 6, iyBomTerr1.2, whole genome shotgun sequence, a single window of DNA contains:
- the LOC100650749 gene encoding uncharacterized protein LOC100650749 isoform X2, translated as MLAFVCLIQLIMCIIAEWQKMKAPSFLRACRVTTQKVLYFIVFLASLIRGAYFTSPTAFKEGWSRSLLSAYYPLVLSGSSLIVCFWAEVFHLRNMSWDKPQFLSKSFIGFAVFNVLTYSLLLAEFIVTQIYSQEDQSFYTHVFNGCYAVLLFIVVIFFLIYGVEVYFKIRGGFLNDYQNSTILNKRTVSDLKVNAEEQVTAKLFDAVPSTSQLSQVQEQINISQLHQSRVGLLSQAFMLFIIVGFLCSETLSEFWKAKVPLYSRNCHDIVFRIIEVGVILWFPCVLWNCFSPEQLWILNPKRLLKRLDHSKYMKEIELQDKNAEQDTALFSDGTSINSKDCWICYDSERQDAGPLIQPCQCRGDVSAVHHNCLRRWLVESSINADSLTCKVCGTNYNVEHATKLDWQNGITSRHCLQTMAIVTTMCGSSAAAWTLIQLVEGPIIRMLAAGTALLIMYVCIRFLSLNTVVAYQRAKISSLNIISSDSNGNAHVSTISHTVCVDLAKSETATI; from the exons ATGCTGGCATTTGTGTGTCTAATACAGCTTATTATGTGTATCATCGCAGAATGGCAAAAAATGAAAGCACCATCTTTTCTTAGAGCTTGTAGAGTCACAACAcaaaaagttttatattttattgtatttcttgCATCATTGATAAGAGGAGCATATTTTACATCACCG ACTGCATTCAAAGAAGGATGGTCCAGAAGTTTATTATCTGCATATTATCCACTTGTTTTAAGTGGATCCTCTTTAATTGTTTGTTTCTGGGCTGAAGTATTTCACTTAAGAAATATGTCATGGGACAAACCACAGTTTCTTTCAAAATCATTCATAGGTTTTGCTGTGTTTAATGTATTGACATACTCTCTGCTTTTAGCAGAATTTATTGTTACTCAAATATATTCCCAAGAAGATCAg AGCTTTTACACCCATGTTTTTAATGGTTGCTATGCAGTGCTCTTGTTTATTGTTgtgatatttttcttaatttatggAGTAGAAGTGTACTTTAAA ATTCGAGGTGGTTTCTTGAATGATTATCAAAATAGTACAATTTTGAATAAACGTACAGTCTCTGATTTAAAAGTTAATGCTGAAGAACAAGTTACTGCAAAATTATTTGATGCAGTTCCAAGTACATCACAATTATCTCAAGTGcaagaacaaataaatatttctcaatTGCATCAGTCACGTGTAGGATTATTATCGCAAGCTTtcatgttatttattattgttggATTTTTGTGCAGTGAAACACTTAGCGAATTCTGGAAAGCAAA agTTCCTTTATATAGTAGGAATTGTCATGATATTGTTTTCCGTATTATTGAAGTAGGCGTAATATTATGGTTTCCATGTGTGCTATGGAATTGTTTTAG tCCTGAACAGCTGTGGATTTTAAATCCAAAGCGTCTTTTGAAACGATTAGATCATTCGAAATACATGAAAGAAATAGAATTACAAGATAAAAATGCAGAACAAGATACTGCACTTTTTTCGGACGGAACATCAATTAACAGCAAAGATTGTTGGATCTGTTACGATAGTGAAAGACAAGATGCTGGTCCATTAATACAACCTTGTCAATGTAGAGGTGATGTGAGTGCAGTTCATCACAATTGTTTGCGCCGATGGTTGGTCgag AGTTCTATAAATGCTGACAGTCTTACTTGCAAAGTATGTGGTACAAATTACAATGTTGAACATGCAACTAAATTGGACTGGCAGAATGGTATAACTTCTCGTCATTGTTTGCAAACTATGGCCATTGTCACAACCATGTGTGGATCATCAGCTGCTGCTTGGACTCTCATTCAATTAGTAGAAGGTCCAATTATCAGAATGCTTGCAGCTGGTACTGCACTGTTGATTATGTATGTTTGTATaag gtTTTTAAGCTTAAACACAGTTGTGGCATATCAACGTGCCaaaatttcatctttaaatattattagttCTGATAGTAATGGAAATGCACATGTTTCAACTATTAGTCATACAGTTTGTGTAGACTTGGCAAAATCTGAAACAGCCACGATATAA
- the LOC100650749 gene encoding uncharacterized protein LOC100650749 isoform X1, giving the protein MEQMIALSTQNPLTLLVKFGMMAWNDTCGNENCSGHGECHNGTCLCEIQFDGLECHVPNLSYYIAFATIFFMLAFVCLIQLIMCIIAEWQKMKAPSFLRACRVTTQKVLYFIVFLASLIRGAYFTSPTAFKEGWSRSLLSAYYPLVLSGSSLIVCFWAEVFHLRNMSWDKPQFLSKSFIGFAVFNVLTYSLLLAEFIVTQIYSQEDQSFYTHVFNGCYAVLLFIVVIFFLIYGVEVYFKIRGGFLNDYQNSTILNKRTVSDLKVNAEEQVTAKLFDAVPSTSQLSQVQEQINISQLHQSRVGLLSQAFMLFIIVGFLCSETLSEFWKAKVPLYSRNCHDIVFRIIEVGVILWFPCVLWNCFSPEQLWILNPKRLLKRLDHSKYMKEIELQDKNAEQDTALFSDGTSINSKDCWICYDSERQDAGPLIQPCQCRGDVSAVHHNCLRRWLVESSINADSLTCKVCGTNYNVEHATKLDWQNGITSRHCLQTMAIVTTMCGSSAAAWTLIQLVEGPIIRMLAAGTALLIMYVCIRFLSLNTVVAYQRAKISSLNIISSDSNGNAHVSTISHTVCVDLAKSETATI; this is encoded by the exons ATGGAACAAATGATTGCTCTGAGTACTCAAAATCCATTAACTTTATTAGTAAAGTTTGGGATGATGGCTTGGAATGATACTTGTGGCAATGAGAATTGTTCTGGACATGGAGAATGTCATAATGGTACTTGTTTATGTGag atTCAGTTTGATGGACTAGAATGTCATGTTCCAAATTTAAGTTACTATATTGCATTCGCAACTATATTCTTTATGCTGGCATTTGTGTGTCTAATACAGCTTATTATGTGTATCATCGCAGAATGGCAAAAAATGAAAGCACCATCTTTTCTTAGAGCTTGTAGAGTCACAACAcaaaaagttttatattttattgtatttcttgCATCATTGATAAGAGGAGCATATTTTACATCACCG ACTGCATTCAAAGAAGGATGGTCCAGAAGTTTATTATCTGCATATTATCCACTTGTTTTAAGTGGATCCTCTTTAATTGTTTGTTTCTGGGCTGAAGTATTTCACTTAAGAAATATGTCATGGGACAAACCACAGTTTCTTTCAAAATCATTCATAGGTTTTGCTGTGTTTAATGTATTGACATACTCTCTGCTTTTAGCAGAATTTATTGTTACTCAAATATATTCCCAAGAAGATCAg AGCTTTTACACCCATGTTTTTAATGGTTGCTATGCAGTGCTCTTGTTTATTGTTgtgatatttttcttaatttatggAGTAGAAGTGTACTTTAAA ATTCGAGGTGGTTTCTTGAATGATTATCAAAATAGTACAATTTTGAATAAACGTACAGTCTCTGATTTAAAAGTTAATGCTGAAGAACAAGTTACTGCAAAATTATTTGATGCAGTTCCAAGTACATCACAATTATCTCAAGTGcaagaacaaataaatatttctcaatTGCATCAGTCACGTGTAGGATTATTATCGCAAGCTTtcatgttatttattattgttggATTTTTGTGCAGTGAAACACTTAGCGAATTCTGGAAAGCAAA agTTCCTTTATATAGTAGGAATTGTCATGATATTGTTTTCCGTATTATTGAAGTAGGCGTAATATTATGGTTTCCATGTGTGCTATGGAATTGTTTTAG tCCTGAACAGCTGTGGATTTTAAATCCAAAGCGTCTTTTGAAACGATTAGATCATTCGAAATACATGAAAGAAATAGAATTACAAGATAAAAATGCAGAACAAGATACTGCACTTTTTTCGGACGGAACATCAATTAACAGCAAAGATTGTTGGATCTGTTACGATAGTGAAAGACAAGATGCTGGTCCATTAATACAACCTTGTCAATGTAGAGGTGATGTGAGTGCAGTTCATCACAATTGTTTGCGCCGATGGTTGGTCgag AGTTCTATAAATGCTGACAGTCTTACTTGCAAAGTATGTGGTACAAATTACAATGTTGAACATGCAACTAAATTGGACTGGCAGAATGGTATAACTTCTCGTCATTGTTTGCAAACTATGGCCATTGTCACAACCATGTGTGGATCATCAGCTGCTGCTTGGACTCTCATTCAATTAGTAGAAGGTCCAATTATCAGAATGCTTGCAGCTGGTACTGCACTGTTGATTATGTATGTTTGTATaag gtTTTTAAGCTTAAACACAGTTGTGGCATATCAACGTGCCaaaatttcatctttaaatattattagttCTGATAGTAATGGAAATGCACATGTTTCAACTATTAGTCATACAGTTTGTGTAGACTTGGCAAAATCTGAAACAGCCACGATATAA